In the Nicotiana tabacum cultivar K326 chromosome 16, ASM71507v2, whole genome shotgun sequence genome, one interval contains:
- the LOC107779569 gene encoding spliceosome-associated protein 130 A encodes MYLYSLTLQKPTGILCAINGSFSGGKVQEIAVARGKVLDLLRPDDNGKLQTLLSVEIFGAIRSLAQFRLTGAQKDYIVVGSDSGRIVILEYNKEKNVFDKIHQETFGKSGCRRIVPGQYLGIDPKGRAVMIGACEKQKLVYVLNRDTAARLTISSPLEAHKSHTITFSICGVDCGFDNPIFAAIELDYAEADQDPTGQAANEAQKHLTFYELDLGLNHVSRKWSEQVDNGANLLVTVPGGGDGPSGVLVCAENFVIYKNQGHPDVRAVIPRRVDLPAERGVLIVSAAMHKQKSMFFFLLQTEYGDIFKVTLDHDNDRVKELKIKYFDTIPVSSSLCVLKSGFLFAASEFGNHALYQFQAIGDDPDVEASSSTLMETEEGFQPVFFQPRKLKNLVRIDQIESLMPIMDMKIVNLFEEETPQIFSLCGRGPRSSLRILRPGLAVSEMAVSQLPGVPSAVWTVKKNVNDEFDAYIVVSFANATLVLSIGETVEEVSDSGFLDTTPSLAVSLIGDDSLMQVHPSGIRHIREDGRINEWRTPGKRTIVKVGSNRLQVVIALSGGELIYFEVDMTGQLMEVEKHEMSGDVACLDIAPVPEGRQRSRFLAVGSYDNTIRILSLDPDDCMQVLSLQSVSSPPESLLFLEVQASIGGEDGADHPASLFLNAGLQNGVLFRTVVDMITGQLSDARSRFLGLRAPKLFSIVVRGRRAMLCLSSRPWLGYIHQGHFLLTPLSYETLEFAASFSSDQCAEGVVAVAGDALRVFTIERLGETFNETAVPLRYTPRRFVLQPKRKMVIMIESDQGAYSAEEREAAKKECFETAGNGENGNAEQVENGEDEDGNDPLSDEQYGYPKSESGRWVSCIRVLDPRSTQTTCLLELQDNEAAFSICTVNFHDKEHGALLAVGTAKGLQFWPKKSFEAAYIHIYKFKEDGKVLELLHKTQVDGVPLALCQFQGRLLAGVGSVLRLYDLGKKRLLRKCENKLFPNSITSIHTYRDRIYVGDMQESFHYCKYRRDENQLYIFADDTVPRWLTAAQHVDFDTVAGADKFGNIYFVRLPQDVSDEIEEDPTGGKIKWEQGKLNGAPNKVEEIVQFHVGDVVSCLQRASLIPGGGECVIYGTVMGSVGAMLPFSSRDDVDFFSHLEMHLRQEFPPLCGRDHMAYRSAYFPVKDVIDGDLCEQFPTLPMDMQRKIADELDRTPGEILKKLEEIRNKII; translated from the exons ATGTATCTCTACAGTCTCACTCTCCAAAAACCCACCGGCATACTCTGCGCCATCAACGGCAGCTTTTCCGGTGGCAAAGTACAAGAAATCGCCGTCGCCCGGGGAAAAGTCCTCGACCTCCTACGCCCCGACGATAACGGTAAGCTCCAAACCTTATTATCCGTCGAAATCTTCGGCGCTATACGCTCCTTAGCTCAATTTCGATTAACCGGTGCACAAAAAGATTATATTGTAGTCGGGTCGGATTCGGGTCGGATAGTGATATTAGAGTATAATAAAGAGAAGAATGTTTTTGATAAAATTCATCAGGAGACTTTTGGGAAATCGGGTTGTAGACGGATAGTTCCGGGTCAGTATTTGGGTATTGACCCGAAAGGTAGGGCTGTTATGATTGGTGCTTGTGAGAAACAGAAGCTTGTGTATGTTTTGAATAGGGATACTGCTGCTAGGTTAACTATTTCATCGCCTTTAGAAGCTCATAAGAGCCACACAATTACGTTCTCGATTTGTGGGGTTGATTGTGGATTTGATAACCCGATATTTGCTGCGATCGAGTTGGATTACGCGGAGGCAGATCAGGATCCTACTGGCCAGGCCGCAAATGAGGCTCAGAAGCATTTGACATTTTATGAATTAGATTTAGGGCTTAATCACGTGTCAAGGAAGTGGAGTGAACAGGTTGATAATGGTGCTAATTTGCTCGTGACCGTACCTGGTGGTGGGGATGGTCCGAGTGGTGTGCTTGTTTGCGCGGAGAATTTTGTGATATATAAGAATCAGGGACACCCTGATGTTAGGGCTGTTATTCCCAGAAGGGTGGATTTGCCAGCGGAACGTGGGGTTTTGATTGTTTCAGCTGCTATGCATAAGCAGAAGtcaatgtttttctttcttttgcaaacTGAATATGGAGATATCTTTAAGGTGACATTGGATCACGACAATGACAGGGTTAAGGAGTTAAAGATCAAGTATTTTGATACAATTCCAGTCAGTTCTTCGCTGTGTGTCTTGAAGTCAGGGTTCCTCTTTGCTGCGTCAGAGTTTGGGAATCATGCATTGTATCAGTTTCAGGCGATAGGAGATGATCCTGATGTCGAAGCTTCATCATCGACGTTAATGGAAACTGAAGAAGGTTTTCAGCCTGTATTTTTCCAGCCAAGAAAGCTAAAAAATCTTGTTAGGATCGATCAGATTGAGAGTTTGATGCCAATCATGGACATGAAAATAGTAAATCTTTTTGAGGAAGAAACTCCACAAATATTTTCACTTTGTGGGAGGGGTCCCCGGTCTTCGTTGCGCATACTTAGGCCAGGTTTAGCTGTTAGTGAAATGGCTGTGTCACAGCTTCCTGGTGTTCCTAGTGCTGTCTGGACTGTGAAAAAGAATGTCAATGATGAGTTTGATGCGTACATTGTTGTATCTTTTGCGAATGCAACTCTCGTGCTTTCTATTGGTGAGACAGTTGAAGAAGTTAGTGACAGTGGGTTTCTTGATACTACTCCATCTCTTGCTGTTTCATTGATTGGTGATGATTCATTGATGCAAGTTCATCCCAGTGGAATAAGGCATATCAGAGAAGATGGCCGTATTAATGAATGGAGAACTCCTGGAAAGAGAACTATTGTCAAGGTCGGATCTAATAGGCTTCAAGTGGTAATTGCACTAAGTGGAGGGGAGCTTATATATTTTGAAGTGGATATGACTGGCCAGCTGATGGAAGTCGAGAAGCATGAGATGTCAGGTGATGTAGCTTGTCTGGACATTGCCCCTGTTCCTGAGGGAAGACAAAGGTCCCGTTTCCTTGCAGTTGGATCATATGATAACACTATTCGTATCTTGTCATTGGATCCTGATGACTGTATGCAGGTTCTGAGTCTGCAAAGTGTATCTTCACCGCCAGAGTCTCTCCTTTTTCTTGAAGTTCAGGCCTCTATTGGTGGAGAAGATGGTGCAGATCACCCTGCCAGCCTTTTTCTTAATGCTGGTTTACAAAATGGGGTTTTATTCAGGACTGTGGTGGATATGATAACTGGGCAGCTTTCAGATGCACGTTCACGTTTCTTGGGGCTTAGAGCCCCTAAGCTCTTTTCCATTGTTGTGAGAGGACGACGTGCTATGCTTTGCTTGTCAAGTAGACCGTGGCTAGGTTATATACACCAAGGGCATTTTCTTTTGACGCCTTTATCATATGAGACTCTTGAATTTGCAGCCTCATTTTCATCGGATCAATGTGCAGAAGGTGTAGTAGCGGTTGCTGGGGATGCGTTGAGGGTCTTCACGATAGAGAGATTGGGCGAAACTTTCAATGAAACAGCTGTACCTTTAAGGTATACACCAAGAAGGTTTGTTCTTCAACCTAAACGGAAGATGGTGATAATGATAGAGAGTGACCAGGGAGCATATTCTGCGGAAGAGCGTGAAGCTGCCAAAAAGGAGTGCTTCGAGACAGCTGGGAATGGTGAAAATGGAAATGCAGAACAAGTGGAGAATGGTGAAGATGAAGATGGTAATGATCCACTATCTGATGAACAGTATGGATATCCCAAGTCGGAGTCAGGAAGGTGGGTTTCCTGCATCAGAGTCCTTGACCCAAGGTCAACACAAACCACTTGTCTGCTAGAGCTTCAGGATAATGAGGCTGCGTTTAGCATATGCACTGTTAATTTCCATGACAAGGAGCATGGAGCTCTGTTAGCTGTTGGTACTGCCAAGGGCCTTCAGTTTTGGCCCAAAAAATCGTTTGAAGCAGCATACATTCATATATACAAATTTAAAGAAGATGGGAAGGTCCTTGAGCTTTTGCACAAGACACAGGTAGATGGTGTGCCTCTTGCATTATGTCAGTTCCAAGGAAGACTACTAGCTGGTGTGGGGTCTGTCCTTAGGTtgtatgatttggggaagaaaagacTGCTCAGAAAATGTGAGAACAAGCTTTTCCCCAACTCAATCACATCTATCCATACCTATCGTGATCGGATTTATGTGGGTGACATGCAAGAG TCATTCCACTACTGTAAGTATAGACGTGATGAAAATCAACTGTACATATTTGCTGATGACACGGTTCCGAGATGGCTAACCGCAGCACAGCATGTAGATTTTGACACAGTGGCAGGAGCTGACAAGTTTGGGAATATCTACTTTGTGCGATTACCTCAGGATGTCTCAGATGAGATTGAAGAAGACCCTACTGGTGGAAAAATAAAATGGGAGCAAGGGAAGCTGAATGGAGCCCCAAACAAGGTTGAGGAAATAGTGCAGTTTCATGTTGGTGATGTGGTCTCTTGCTTGCAAAGAGCATCACTTATTCCAGGAGGGGGTGAATGTGTAATTTACGGGACTGTGATGGGGAGCGTCGGGGCAATGCTTCCATTTAGCTCGAGGGATGATGTTGACTTCTTCTCTCATTTGGAGATGCATTTGAGGCAGGAGTTCCCACCTTTATGTGGCAGGGATCACATGGCCTACAGATCTGCCTACTTCCCGGTTAAG GATGTGATAGATGGAGACTTGTGCGAACAGTTCCCAACCTTGCCAATGGATATGCAGCGCAAAATTGCAGATGAGTTGGACAGAACACCAGGCGAGATTTTGAAAAAGCTTGAAGAAATAAGAAACAAAATTATTTGA
- the LOC107784526 gene encoding dirigent protein 24-like yields MVKFSQFCSKTFQFTFCILLLTLSFDIATSARILDEVSSDELVVAPVVAPATTLPSGHFPATVTAPDSNPAPIEDDDSSIPANTVAPSADFPTEPEPDTAPVVSPAAPVAPVADATTNTGAAPVTNVAPEAAATSGATVANPILEGHSTFSFFMHDILGGTHPSGRVVTGIVANTDANNLPFSKANNQVFPIDGGVPLNNINNIVNSNNYPFLVGLNGQQQSNTVLQNTGNNNIVDSGDNQPFVTAGQLPTGLSLQQLMFGSITVVDNEITEGHELGSAILGRAQGFYLTSSSDGTSHTLALTTLFHGQHEHEVEDTISFFGIHRTATPISHIAIIGGTGKYENAKGYATIETLPHVDQHTTDGVETITHFTVYITP; encoded by the coding sequence ATGGTCAAATTTTCCCAATTCTGCTCTAAAACATTCCAATTCACCTTCTGCATTTTGCTATTAACCCTCTCATTTGACATTGCTACTTCAGCGAGGATCTTGGATGAAGTGAGCTCAGATGAACTTGTTGTGGCTCCTGTGGTGGCCCCGGCCACCACATTGCCAAGTGGCCACTTTCCAGCCACAGTCACCGCTCCTGATTCGAACCCGGCACCTATAGAGGATGATGATTCTTCTATTCCTGCAAACACTGTGGCTCCTTCAGCTGATTTTCCAACCGAACCCGAGCCTGATACAGCTCCTGTCGTTTCCCCTGCTGCTCCAGTGGCTCCTGTTGCTGACGCAACAACAAACACTGGAGCAGCACCTGTTACCAATGTGGCACCAGAAGCCGCTGCTACGTCTGGTGCCACAGTGGCAAATCCTATTCTAGAGGGCCACTCAACGTTCTCATTCTTCATGCATGACATACTTGGCGGTACACACCCGTCAGGAAGAGTGGTCACTGGAATTGTAGCCAACACAGATGCCAACAATTTACCTTTCTCAAAAGCAAACAACCAAGTCTTCCCAATCGACGGTGGTGTTCCCctcaacaacatcaacaacatcGTCAACAGCAACAATTATCCTTTCCTAGTAGGTCTCAACGGACAACAACAATCCAACACTGTCCTACAAAACACAGGCAACAACAACATTGTCGACAGCGGGGACAATCAACCTTTTGTCACAGCCGGGCAACTCCCTACTGGCTTGTCCCTTCAACAACTCATGTTCGGATCAATTACTGTGGTGGACAATGAAATAACAGAAGGACATGAATTGGGATCAGCTATTCTTGGTAGAGCACAAGGATTTTACTTGACGAGTTCTTCGGATGGGACGAGTCATACTTTAGCTTTAACAACATTGTTCCATGGACAACATGAACATGAAGTGGAAGATACCATTAGTTTCTTTGGAATTCACAGGACCGCAACGCCAATTTCTCATATTGCTATTATTGGAGGTACTGGAAAATATGAGAATGCCAAAGGGTATGCTACAATTGAAACTCTGCCTCATGTGGATCAACATACAACTGATGGTGTTGAAACTATTACTCACTTCACTGTGTACATTACCCCTTAA